The following proteins are encoded in a genomic region of Thioclava nitratireducens:
- a CDS encoding 5-carboxymethyl-2-hydroxymuconate Delta-isomerase: protein MPHLKIEYSAGLAERVDMSAVCHALHAAMVECGLFPVAGIRVRAFRADHAVVADGLPENDFAALTLSVGAGRDTATLRAGGDAIFAAAQTALAGPLATEHFALSLEIRVIDPELSWKQTPIHARLSGQAKGK, encoded by the coding sequence GTGCCGCATCTCAAGATCGAATATTCCGCAGGGCTGGCGGAGCGCGTCGATATGTCGGCGGTCTGCCATGCGCTGCATGCCGCGATGGTCGAATGTGGTCTGTTCCCGGTGGCCGGAATCCGAGTGCGCGCCTTCCGCGCCGATCATGCGGTCGTGGCCGACGGATTGCCGGAGAATGACTTCGCCGCGCTGACGCTTTCGGTGGGGGCAGGGCGGGACACGGCGACCTTGCGCGCGGGGGGCGATGCGATTTTTGCCGCCGCCCAGACCGCGCTTGCCGGTCCGCTGGCCACCGAACATTTCGCGCTCTCGCTCGAAATCCGGGTGATCGATCCGGAGCTGAGCTGGAAGCAGACACCGATCCACGCCCGCCTGTCGGGCCAAGCCAAGGGTAAGTGA
- the hpaR gene encoding homoprotocatechuate degradation operon regulator HpaR, with amino-acid sequence MPQDSAPRQRPDGFELNAPRRSLPIALLRARELVMERFRPMLNAHDVTEQQWRVLRVLRESGPLDATMLAERACVLAPSLTRMLRALETRGLIEIRRDGEDRRRARVGLSEAGTAFLRDVSPQSAEIYAKLEAEIGAERITRLLDELEAFVAALEHDERA; translated from the coding sequence ATGCCCCAAGACAGCGCCCCCCGACAGCGGCCCGACGGGTTCGAGTTGAACGCCCCGCGTCGCTCCTTGCCGATCGCCCTGCTGCGGGCGCGGGAATTGGTGATGGAGCGGTTCCGCCCGATGCTCAACGCGCATGACGTGACTGAGCAGCAATGGCGCGTGTTGCGGGTGCTGCGCGAGAGCGGACCGCTCGACGCCACGATGCTGGCCGAACGTGCCTGCGTGCTGGCCCCTTCGCTGACCCGGATGCTGCGCGCGCTCGAGACTCGTGGATTGATCGAAATCCGCCGCGACGGCGAAGACCGAAGACGGGCCCGCGTCGGCCTGAGCGAGGCCGGCACCGCCTTCCTTCGTGACGTCTCGCCGCAAAGCGCCGAGATCTATGCCAAGCTCGAGGCCGAAATCGGCGCAGAGCGGATCACCCGGCTTCTCGATGAGCTTGAAGCTTTCGTCGCCGCGCTGGAACATGACGAGCGCGCGTGA